A genomic stretch from Acinetobacter defluvii includes:
- a CDS encoding ParA family protein, whose product MTKYISVLQLKGGVGKTTIAANLAGYFLSKSKKVLAVDADMKQGTLSAWSSMVEDKNFQSGSTFSLSELINLLKESDEKFDIVIVDLPPRLEDLARSSLLFSDLVLLPVTTSAPDFWAASDISELIEAAKSEKPDIKLRLVWNKFKPTKRRLELKDQVNKELGHDEIKQPLSDYIAYSDVMGMGTWVGAYNHPKAKSEFLEFSKEIEKLIK is encoded by the coding sequence ATGACTAAATATATTTCCGTATTACAGCTCAAGGGTGGGGTTGGTAAAACAACAATCGCAGCAAATCTTGCGGGCTATTTTCTTTCTAAGAGTAAAAAAGTGTTGGCGGTTGACGCAGACATGAAGCAAGGTACTTTATCAGCTTGGTCAAGCATGGTTGAAGATAAAAACTTTCAATCTGGATCTACATTTTCATTAAGTGAGCTAATTAATCTTTTAAAAGAATCTGATGAAAAATTTGATATTGTTATTGTGGATCTACCTCCACGCTTAGAAGATCTTGCGCGTTCTAGTCTTTTATTTAGTGACCTGGTACTTTTGCCTGTTACTACTTCAGCACCCGATTTCTGGGCAGCAAGTGATATTTCAGAATTAATTGAAGCTGCAAAATCTGAAAAGCCCGATATTAAATTACGTTTAGTTTGGAATAAATTCAAACCAACAAAACGCCGCTTAGAATTAAAAGATCAAGTGAATAAAGAGCTTGGTCATGATGAAATCAAACAGCCATTATCAGATTATATTGCATATTCTGATGTTATGGGGATGGGTACTTGGGTGGGGGCATATAACCATCCAAAAGCGAAAAGTGAATTTCTTGAATTTTCAAAAGAAATTGAAAAGTTAATTAAGTAA
- a CDS encoding recombinase family protein — protein MKKAIGYVRVSTAKQVTDGVSIDAQKEKIAAWCNLNDYELVHIYEDAGLSGKSVAHRKDLQEALLALNKGMAFVCYSLSRVSRKLEDMLKISNHIKDTGADLISLSERIDTTGSSGRMVFNMLAVINEFERDVISERTKMAMQHLKDNNKVYSHIPYGFNNENGYLVENFDEQQVIKKMHEFLKKGYGHRKIATQLNKQNIKSKHGGIWYAKTVKAILDRI, from the coding sequence ATGAAAAAAGCAATCGGCTATGTCCGTGTTAGTACAGCTAAGCAAGTCACGGACGGCGTATCTATTGACGCACAAAAAGAAAAAATAGCGGCTTGGTGCAATTTAAATGATTATGAGCTAGTCCATATTTATGAGGATGCAGGGCTATCAGGAAAAAGCGTTGCACATCGTAAAGACTTACAAGAAGCCCTATTAGCTCTTAATAAAGGCATGGCTTTTGTATGTTATAGCTTATCGCGTGTAAGCCGAAAACTTGAGGACATGTTAAAGATTAGCAATCACATCAAAGACACTGGTGCTGACTTAATTAGCTTATCTGAACGTATTGACACAACAGGTTCATCGGGTCGCATGGTTTTCAATATGCTTGCTGTTATTAATGAATTTGAACGCGATGTTATTAGCGAGCGTACAAAAATGGCGATGCAACATTTAAAAGACAATAACAAAGTGTATTCACACATACCATACGGATTTAACAATGAGAACGGGTATTTAGTAGAGAACTTTGACGAACAACAAGTTATCAAAAAAATGCATGAGTTTTTAAAAAAGGGATATGGACACCGAAAAATTGCCACACAACTAAATAAACAGAATATAAAGTCCAAACATGGCGGCATTTGGTATGCAAAAACAGTAAAAGCAATTTTAGATAGAATTTAA
- a CDS encoding lysozyme, giving the protein MNSNTKNIEVIAQAFSWLRAMSGNALTKEQVIAGDKIIENLGFPVFAELINFKHEPERTGVTGQYDISDMGYNMIKDFEGLELKAYQDSGGIWTIGHGTIRYPNGTKVQKGDTCTAGQALEWLKNDCLWVDACLDRYVTTKISQNQFDALASFIYNVGETAFKNSSMLRLINANELRSAANQFDVWVHVKGKRVQGLVNRRNAEKRHFLGV; this is encoded by the coding sequence ATGAACAGCAACACAAAAAACATTGAAGTAATTGCACAAGCTTTTTCATGGTTGCGGGCAATGTCTGGAAATGCATTGACCAAAGAACAAGTGATTGCGGGTGACAAAATTATTGAAAATTTGGGCTTTCCTGTATTTGCTGAATTGATCAACTTTAAACACGAACCAGAACGCACGGGCGTAACAGGTCAGTATGATATTTCTGACATGGGTTACAACATGATTAAGGATTTTGAAGGCTTAGAACTCAAAGCCTACCAAGATTCAGGCGGTATTTGGACGATTGGACACGGTACGATTCGCTATCCTAATGGAACAAAAGTCCAAAAAGGTGATACATGCACAGCGGGTCAAGCTCTCGAATGGCTTAAAAATGATTGTCTTTGGGTGGATGCGTGTCTTGATCGTTATGTGACTACAAAAATTTCACAAAATCAGTTTGATGCATTGGCTTCCTTTATTTACAACGTTGGCGAAACAGCCTTTAAAAACAGCTCTATGCTTCGTTTAATTAATGCAAATGAACTTAGATCAGCAGCCAATCAGTTTGATGTGTGGGTGCATGTGAAAGGCAAACGCGTTCAAGGCTTAGTCAATCGCCGTAACGCTGAAAAACGCCATTTTTTAGGGGTTTAA
- a CDS encoding SNF2-related protein — translation MPKNNPSVLSALDTFIEASRKMKEQLNPLPNPKGRYGFKETKVTPSVRQKANNKAVETMRLIDGTGERATEEQKEILSKYTGKGGNLEVEGVKGSQYEYFTPKPLADQMWVMLKEMGFDGGLVLDPSAGTGIFAAGRPENVVMQSVELSEVSGKINALVNDESNHHVIVSPFEKVAAQTEDNTYDAIITNVPFGSNADRGANPQYDIYDKDPLDSYFVKRSIDKLKHGKLAIFIAHTKLMTGASFRKFRHQISLKAELVGAYRLPTSIFHSTGADVVTDLLVYRKHSEEMTDKIQQLYENGGLETLAEARVLDKNIIDGKYFKTEGKKFVLGEITKLANFRNKAQEIETVVNNDSLSNILKLIKRFPDSRIDFEALNLAEVPQALPVQEGDVRVMAGTTFEYQNGKWIPSKTIARFNHESDFENPLAAYNARMTHNHLTQMIGYCQSSGKTLPEWVQKLSNVVSQPKQHANFNAWLVILAVKHVLDTVGRVDNYAAAFPELTSGMVTHAVLVNQNQIKHALFKTELRQAKIAFDGNGINGLSDHWYGKSINLNIQLNAKEAYENAIYRGQADNWMVDIAEIRKSDPNFNPLTNDDYAINADGTKVSLNRDYYTGNHGDFLARIDEQIKNATDPEVKGKLIKQRQKSFEFTNNVDVTKLNLGLRATNVDFQTKADFLGAYGGADVVTDLDGKITLAQKAESLDFVLRRYKYDGADKARKDQRVQAYFLNRILDSLNNGSNFHIKAKKDSLTQAQFDFIYAELLEYAKEMDSTFNAYLQSNVGFMDLLNQKINDPKHKEMTTELDDSPLEITGFNPKLDTFKGMNTYQNEEVRRLSRRFEGITAFDVGLGKTMTSIAVTQAMHNIGVKKRTMFVVPSHTISKWYKDMKMCLDNVDDVLVIGSDENRLDGIKSGNYPKDLNLLLSKPYRKIIITSDAFTMIPLKDQTIMDFYGFKLDGLEKDKDIEKANAFIAKKEGILQKNKGQYPFFEDLSIDSIVFDEAQMFKNGDSAEGDSNFQRISGLSLLAESQLSSRAISAKVKSWYVRGQNELNDGVVLLTATPITNSPAEIITMLSLAVGDDKARRMLGGAAINSVDDFLSTFAHTELLQSKDITGYLKNEETFTGFKNVELLKNALHTIANVQTAKERGLKIPDQEDVKTQIDLPESEKNVLDMMKDAYMTARQVTKGGGLGVSEDAMENLDKISEMLGEPIDLIASPFNLISKMSDIILMGEDIAVTRSFVVDIDANSIPLAGKVADLFNKKTIKVETERTFPLVQPEDMRVKRMAKDFGDNTLYEVTARCFVDEDKNQLRLTVNDSKAIATLLEIADKEKLSVKPKLSAKVQSFLENFKLELANPLYNGHSKQLVFCDTVSMHHIIKKALVVYCGVPAAKIAILNAQTKPDGKVGKPSTDDVQTIQDEFAESNFTVVIANKKADTGIDLQKGTQAIHHLTTGWTPDSLQQRNGRGIRQGNTQKSVRVYFYNANGTFDEYKVQVVSGKANWIDHLMDKKEDTEGTVKVSQALSDDEYDLMIQADSPEKVTELLKEREIREQKNRRDRAIKQSTLLGNIAKKAAENAGQTKEQVISDQIKADYRKYALLMMEDDKAKTSEERAEILKRKQDLIKPYDGVLSNNIVINWDKSFAWKVQQKSIDYMSVESLSGSYFGSADQVRTMPQRIIDSENGELYQRFKDSHESIQRMAETSLKQYLDYADSPFTQIEKQALFDGTAVLLEDGTVRKSGDICQATVGGKLLYGVFRVDDGVEISPRLSTTSWVTPKDIAPIAPQDRQKAIDDFVEFEKAEMSSRNVYSYESLSERDATDIRRFSSIFPEVEAAVTKALTKEQAQWIDQDTTVRLRSIKIKSGLYYWHESIFNELHVDNPDLVKTYNSKFDGLIKDVVLDDDRVPCLVIPNVKLNDFVRDSLKNDVFMLDEIFYIAQKHNHKIKFRDPSSSKAAHEYFLENQSQVNTKIIEQINNNDGSRLYPFDTVLSDEQKTDIAKLIAVNSLLEAENSEVFLNSVMNTHTFKELLKKYAVDASSPEGIVKKYTKLHTGLGRFKNQKITGVAFIGNGSFGNAFRTDYKDRMKTYATSQRKSYVWDGKNTRWIVEPEVMLWMMQQDWFKLDAVDFFEE, via the coding sequence ATGCCTAAGAATAACCCGTCTGTTTTAAGTGCTTTAGATACTTTTATCGAAGCAAGCCGCAAAATGAAAGAACAGCTTAACCCGCTGCCAAATCCAAAAGGTCGTTACGGTTTTAAAGAAACCAAAGTTACCCCATCGGTACGCCAAAAAGCCAACAATAAAGCAGTTGAAACGATGCGTTTAATTGATGGTACTGGGGAACGCGCCACAGAGGAACAAAAAGAAATCTTATCTAAATACACAGGGAAAGGCGGTAATTTAGAAGTAGAGGGCGTTAAAGGCAGTCAATATGAATACTTTACACCTAAACCTTTAGCCGACCAGATGTGGGTCATGCTCAAAGAAATGGGCTTTGATGGTGGGTTGGTGTTAGATCCTTCAGCGGGAACAGGTATTTTTGCTGCGGGTCGTCCTGAAAATGTAGTAATGCAAAGTGTTGAATTGAGTGAAGTATCAGGGAAAATCAATGCATTGGTCAATGATGAAAGCAATCACCATGTTATTGTGAGTCCTTTTGAGAAGGTTGCAGCACAAACCGAAGATAATACCTATGATGCCATCATTACCAACGTGCCGTTTGGTTCTAATGCAGATCGTGGGGCTAATCCACAATATGATATTTACGACAAAGATCCGCTAGATTCTTATTTTGTAAAACGTTCAATCGACAAACTAAAACACGGTAAATTAGCAATTTTCATTGCACATACCAAATTAATGACTGGTGCATCATTCCGCAAATTCCGTCATCAAATTTCACTTAAAGCTGAATTGGTTGGTGCATATCGTTTGCCTACAAGTATTTTCCATAGTACAGGTGCAGATGTTGTAACGGATCTATTGGTTTATCGCAAACATAGCGAAGAAATGACCGATAAAATCCAACAACTTTATGAAAATGGCGGCTTAGAAACTTTAGCTGAAGCCCGTGTTTTAGATAAAAATATTATTGACGGTAAATATTTCAAAACAGAAGGTAAAAAATTTGTATTGGGTGAAATTACCAAATTGGCTAATTTCCGAAATAAAGCGCAAGAAATCGAAACAGTTGTTAATAATGATAGCTTGTCAAATATTCTTAAATTAATTAAACGCTTTCCTGATAGTCGTATTGATTTTGAAGCTTTAAACCTAGCTGAAGTACCACAAGCTTTGCCAGTACAAGAAGGTGATGTGCGTGTCATGGCGGGTACTACTTTTGAGTACCAAAATGGAAAGTGGATACCATCAAAAACTATTGCGCGTTTTAATCATGAATCTGACTTTGAAAATCCATTGGCTGCATATAATGCGCGTATGACTCATAATCACTTGACGCAAATGATCGGTTATTGCCAATCTTCAGGTAAAACCCTACCTGAATGGGTACAAAAGCTTTCTAATGTCGTAAGTCAGCCAAAACAACACGCTAATTTTAATGCCTGGTTGGTAATTTTAGCAGTCAAACATGTATTAGATACAGTAGGTCGTGTTGATAATTATGCAGCAGCATTTCCAGAATTAACGTCAGGTATGGTTACACATGCGGTACTGGTAAACCAAAACCAAATCAAACACGCTTTGTTTAAAACCGAGTTACGCCAAGCCAAAATTGCATTTGATGGTAATGGGATAAATGGTTTATCAGATCATTGGTACGGTAAATCAATCAATTTAAACATTCAGCTTAATGCCAAAGAAGCTTATGAAAATGCGATTTATCGTGGACAGGCAGACAATTGGATGGTTGATATTGCTGAAATCCGCAAATCAGATCCTAATTTTAACCCATTAACCAATGATGACTATGCAATCAATGCCGATGGTACAAAAGTATCCTTAAATCGTGATTATTACACAGGCAATCACGGCGATTTCTTGGCACGTATTGATGAGCAAATCAAAAACGCTACAGATCCAGAAGTTAAAGGCAAACTGATCAAACAACGCCAAAAATCCTTTGAATTTACGAACAATGTTGATGTAACCAAATTGAATCTTGGTTTACGTGCAACAAACGTGGATTTCCAAACCAAAGCCGACTTTTTAGGTGCATACGGTGGGGCTGATGTTGTCACTGATTTAGATGGGAAAATTACATTAGCGCAGAAAGCAGAAAGCTTAGATTTTGTTTTAAGACGCTATAAATATGATGGCGCAGATAAAGCCCGTAAAGATCAACGAGTTCAGGCATATTTTTTAAATCGTATATTAGATTCATTAAATAACGGTTCAAATTTCCATATCAAAGCCAAAAAAGACTCACTGACACAAGCCCAGTTTGATTTTATTTATGCTGAATTGTTGGAATATGCAAAAGAAATGGATTCAACATTTAACGCATATCTGCAATCGAATGTAGGCTTTATGGATCTGTTAAATCAAAAGATTAACGATCCAAAACATAAGGAGATGACGACAGAGTTAGATGATAGTCCTTTAGAAATTACAGGCTTTAATCCAAAGCTTGATACGTTCAAAGGCATGAATACCTACCAAAACGAAGAAGTACGCCGTTTATCACGCCGTTTTGAGGGGATTACAGCTTTTGATGTGGGATTGGGTAAAACCATGACTTCCATCGCTGTAACGCAAGCTATGCACAATATCGGCGTTAAAAAACGCACCATGTTTGTTGTGCCAAGTCATACCATTTCAAAATGGTACAAAGACATGAAAATGTGTCTGGATAATGTGGATGATGTTTTAGTAATTGGTAGTGATGAAAACCGTTTAGATGGGATTAAATCAGGTAATTATCCAAAGGATCTAAACTTATTATTATCTAAGCCATACCGTAAAATCATCATTACATCCGATGCATTTACGATGATCCCGTTAAAAGACCAAACAATTATGGATTTTTACGGATTTAAATTGGATGGTTTAGAAAAAGACAAGGATATTGAAAAAGCCAATGCATTTATCGCAAAAAAAGAAGGTATTTTGCAGAAAAATAAAGGGCAATATCCATTTTTTGAAGATTTAAGCATTGATAGTATTGTGTTTGATGAAGCCCAAATGTTTAAAAATGGTGATTCTGCTGAAGGTGATTCTAATTTTCAGCGTATTTCTGGGCTTTCATTGCTTGCTGAAAGTCAGTTATCAAGTCGTGCCATTTCTGCAAAAGTGAAGTCATGGTATGTACGCGGTCAGAATGAGTTAAATGACGGCGTAGTATTACTTACAGCAACACCAATCACCAACAGTCCCGCTGAAATTATAACCATGTTATCGCTTGCCGTTGGGGATGATAAAGCACGCCGCATGTTAGGCGGTGCAGCAATTAATTCAGTTGATGACTTCCTAAGTACCTTTGCTCACACCGAATTACTTCAAAGCAAAGATATTACAGGTTATTTGAAAAACGAAGAAACTTTTACAGGTTTTAAAAACGTTGAGTTGCTTAAAAATGCATTGCACACCATTGCCAACGTACAAACAGCCAAAGAACGCGGTTTAAAGATTCCAGATCAAGAAGATGTAAAAACACAAATTGATTTACCAGAGTCAGAAAAAAATGTCTTAGACATGATGAAAGATGCCTATATGACAGCACGACAGGTCACGAAAGGCGGTGGATTAGGTGTAAGTGAAGATGCAATGGAAAATCTGGATAAAATTTCAGAAATGCTAGGCGAACCCATTGATCTTATTGCAAGCCCATTTAATCTGATTTCTAAAATGTCAGATATTATTTTGATGGGTGAAGATATTGCAGTTACCCGGTCATTTGTAGTGGATATTGATGCAAATAGCATTCCATTAGCAGGGAAAGTAGCAGACCTGTTTAATAAAAAAACCATTAAAGTTGAAACTGAACGGACTTTCCCATTGGTGCAGCCTGAAGATATGCGTGTTAAGCGTATGGCGAAAGACTTTGGCGACAATACGCTTTATGAAGTGACAGCGCGTTGCTTTGTTGATGAAGATAAAAACCAATTACGTTTAACTGTAAATGACTCAAAAGCGATTGCAACATTGCTTGAAATTGCAGATAAAGAAAAATTGAGTGTTAAGCCTAAATTGTCAGCGAAGGTCCAATCATTCTTAGAAAATTTTAAACTTGAATTGGCAAATCCACTATATAACGGGCATTCAAAGCAGCTTGTTTTCTGTGACACTGTTTCAATGCATCACATCATTAAAAAGGCGTTGGTTGTATATTGTGGTGTACCCGCTGCAAAAATTGCAATTTTGAATGCACAGACTAAGCCAGATGGTAAAGTCGGCAAACCAAGTACAGATGATGTTCAAACAATTCAGGATGAATTTGCAGAAAGTAATTTCACCGTTGTTATTGCAAATAAAAAAGCAGATACAGGGATTGACTTGCAAAAGGGTACACAAGCGATTCACCATTTAACGACTGGATGGACACCAGACAGCCTACAACAGCGCAATGGTCGTGGTATTCGTCAAGGTAATACTCAAAAATCTGTACGTGTTTATTTCTACAATGCCAATGGTACATTTGATGAGTATAAAGTACAGGTGGTGAGTGGGAAAGCCAATTGGATTGATCATTTGATGGATAAAAAAGAGGATACAGAGGGAACAGTCAAAGTATCTCAAGCATTAAGCGATGACGAATACGATTTAATGATCCAAGCGGATAGCCCAGAAAAAGTCACTGAACTTTTAAAAGAACGTGAAATCCGTGAACAGAAAAACCGCCGTGATCGTGCAATTAAACAAAGTACCTTATTGGGTAATATTGCCAAAAAAGCGGCTGAAAATGCGGGACAAACCAAAGAGCAAGTTATTTCTGATCAAATTAAGGCAGATTATCGCAAATATGCCTTATTGATGATGGAAGATGATAAAGCCAAAACATCGGAAGAACGCGCAGAGATTTTAAAGCGTAAGCAAGACCTGATTAAGCCTTATGATGGAGTTTTGTCAAATAATATTGTGATCAATTGGGATAAAAGCTTTGCTTGGAAAGTTCAGCAAAAAAGCATTGATTACATGTCAGTTGAATCTTTATCTGGTTCATATTTTGGAAGTGCAGATCAAGTTAGAACTATGCCGCAACGGATTATTGATTCAGAAAATGGCGAGTTATACCAACGTTTTAAAGATTCGCATGAATCAATTCAGCGCATGGCTGAAACATCTTTAAAGCAGTATTTAGACTATGCAGATAGTCCATTTACCCAGATCGAAAAACAAGCGTTATTTGATGGTACAGCCGTATTACTTGAAGATGGTACAGTGCGTAAGTCTGGTGACATTTGCCAAGCAACGGTAGGCGGTAAATTGTTATATGGCGTATTCCGTGTTGATGACGGTGTTGAAATTTCACCACGATTAAGTACAACATCATGGGTGACACCAAAAGATATTGCACCAATTGCGCCACAGGACCGTCAAAAAGCAATTGATGATTTTGTGGAATTTGAAAAAGCTGAAATGAGTAGCCGCAATGTCTATTCTTATGAATCATTATCTGAACGTGATGCTACTGATATTCGCCGTTTCAGCTCAATTTTCCCAGAAGTAGAAGCAGCGGTAACAAAAGCATTGACTAAAGAACAAGCGCAATGGATTGATCAGGATACAACGGTACGTTTGCGCTCAATAAAAATAAAATCAGGTTTATATTATTGGCATGAAAGTATTTTTAATGAGCTTCATGTGGATAATCCAGATCTTGTAAAAACCTACAATTCTAAATTTGATGGTCTGATCAAAGATGTGGTTTTAGATGATGATCGCGTTCCATGTCTGGTAATCCCAAATGTAAAATTGAATGACTTTGTGCGTGATAGTTTGAAAAATGATGTATTTATGTTAGATGAAATATTTTATATTGCTCAAAAACATAATCATAAAATTAAGTTCAGAGATCCATCATCATCAAAAGCAGCGCATGAATATTTTCTTGAAAACCAAAGTCAAGTTAATACCAAAATTATTGAGCAAATTAACAATAATGACGGTTCTCGTTTATACCCATTTGATACAGTTTTATCAGATGAGCAAAAAACAGATATTGCCAAGTTAATCGCTGTTAATAGTTTACTTGAAGCTGAAAATTCAGAAGTGTTTTTAAACAGTGTGATGAATACACATACATTTAAAGAACTTTTGAAAAAATATGCAGTTGATGCGTCTAGTCCTGAAGGTATAGTGAAAAAATATACCAAATTACATACAGGGCTTGGGCGATTTAAAAATCAAAAAATTACTGGTGTGGCATTTATTGGTAATGGTTCATTTGGTAATGCATTTAGAACAGATTACAAGGACCGTATGAAAACCTATGCCACATCCCAACGTAAAAGTTATGTGTGGGATGGTAAAAACACGCGTTGGATCGTAGAGCCTGAAGTAATGTTATGGATGATGCAACAAGATTGGTTTAAGCTTGACGCAGTAGATTTTTTTGAAGAATAG